Proteins from one Aulosira sp. FACHB-615 genomic window:
- a CDS encoding glucokinase: MTLLLAGDIGGTKTILRLVETSNSSELQTVYEDSYRSGDFPDLVPMVQQFLLKANTATPQKACFAIAGPVVNNTAKLTNLAWFLDTERLQQELGIAAISLINDFAAVGYGIFGLSSPDLLTLQPGKPKPEAPIAIIGAGTGLGQGFLIKQGNHYQVFPSEGGHTDFAPRNELEFQLLKYLLDKHDIQRVSVERVVSGLGIVAIYQFLRDRKHATESPEIAQAVRTWEQEAGQPEKSVDPGAVIGKAAVQKSDRLSEQTLQLFVDAYGAEAGNLALKLLPYGGLYIAGGIAPKILPLIQNGSFLLNFTQKGRMRSLLEEVPVYIILNPQVGLIGAALCAARL, from the coding sequence ATGACTTTGTTACTAGCAGGAGATATCGGCGGCACAAAAACTATTTTGCGATTGGTGGAAACCTCAAATTCATCAGAATTGCAGACAGTTTATGAGGACAGTTATCGCAGTGGGGATTTTCCTGATTTAGTGCCGATGGTACAGCAATTTTTACTCAAAGCAAATACAGCTACTCCCCAAAAGGCTTGTTTTGCGATCGCCGGGCCAGTGGTCAACAACACTGCTAAACTTACTAACCTAGCTTGGTTTTTAGATACCGAACGTCTGCAACAAGAATTAGGTATCGCGGCAATTTCCTTGATTAATGACTTTGCGGCTGTTGGCTATGGCATTTTTGGGTTAAGTTCCCCAGATTTGCTGACTTTACAACCAGGTAAACCAAAACCAGAAGCACCCATCGCTATAATTGGTGCCGGTACAGGATTAGGACAAGGCTTTTTAATCAAGCAGGGAAATCATTATCAAGTTTTTCCCTCCGAAGGTGGTCACACCGACTTTGCCCCCCGCAACGAGTTAGAATTTCAATTGCTGAAATATTTGCTGGATAAACATGATATTCAGCGTGTTTCGGTAGAACGGGTGGTTTCTGGTTTAGGTATTGTTGCTATCTACCAATTTTTGCGTGACCGCAAACATGCTACAGAATCGCCAGAAATTGCCCAAGCTGTGAGAACCTGGGAACAGGAAGCCGGACAGCCAGAAAAAAGTGTTGATCCCGGTGCTGTGATTGGTAAAGCCGCAGTTCAAAAAAGCGATCGCCTCTCGGAACAAACATTACAATTATTTGTTGATGCTTACGGTGCAGAAGCTGGCAACCTCGCCTTGAAACTTTTACCCTACGGTGGCTTGTACATTGCTGGGGGAATTGCACCGAAAATTCTGCCATTAATTCAAAATGGTAGTTTTTTATTGAACTTCACTCAAAAAGGCAGAATGCGTTCTCTTTTAGAAGAAGTACCAGTATATATTATTCTCAACCCCCAAGTAGGATTAATAGGTGCGGCTTTGTGTGCAGCTAGGTTATAA
- a CDS encoding histidine phosphatase family protein: MSQIVWIARHANRLDFVNPDWFLTAERRYDPPLSDDGFVQAKQLAQRLKSEKITHIFASPFLRTVQTANAVAEALDLSIKLETGLSEWLNPEWMTEEPERLSTLALKELFPRIDHSYTPRIAAKYPETHEQVRARSGQTARCLATECFPEQILLVAHGASVLGAAMGLVGEVAKTEVKASLCSLVKVVLQGPEWLLELKGDTSHLTQVEEVVRFA; the protein is encoded by the coding sequence ATGAGTCAAATAGTCTGGATAGCAAGACACGCCAACCGCCTCGACTTTGTAAATCCTGATTGGTTCCTCACCGCCGAACGACGTTACGATCCGCCTTTATCTGATGATGGTTTCGTGCAGGCAAAACAATTAGCTCAACGCTTGAAAAGTGAGAAAATCACCCATATTTTTGCTTCTCCCTTTTTGCGAACGGTGCAAACAGCTAATGCAGTAGCCGAAGCCTTGGATTTATCTATCAAATTAGAAACAGGTTTGAGTGAATGGTTAAATCCTGAATGGATGACAGAAGAACCAGAAAGACTTTCTACTCTTGCCTTAAAAGAATTATTTCCCAGGATTGACCATAGCTACACACCACGCATCGCCGCTAAATATCCCGAAACTCACGAACAAGTACGCGCACGTTCTGGACAAACAGCCAGATGTTTAGCCACAGAATGTTTTCCCGAACAAATTTTATTGGTAGCGCATGGTGCTTCTGTGTTAGGCGCAGCAATGGGGTTAGTGGGAGAAGTTGCCAAAACCGAAGTTAAAGCTTCTTTATGTTCTTTAGTCAAGGTTGTACTTCAAGGCCCAGAATGGTTGTTAGAACTAAAGGGGGATACTTCTCATTTAACTCAAGTCGAAGAAGTGGTTCGATTTGCGTAA
- the cysC gene encoding adenylyl-sulfate kinase, which produces MVEKQRGITIWLTGLSGAGKTTICQFLETELRSQEYKLEVLDGDVIRQNLSKGLTFSKEDRDENIRRIGFVAHLLTRNNVIVIVAAISPYRAVREEVKAKIGDFIEVYVNAPLEVCEQRDIKGLYKKARAGEIKNFTGIDDIYEVPLTPDVECKTNQETIAQSASKILNKLEELRYIQPFTSPQLQNHHSPVG; this is translated from the coding sequence ATGGTAGAGAAACAGCGTGGTATCACAATCTGGTTAACTGGTTTGAGTGGTGCTGGTAAAACCACTATCTGTCAGTTTTTGGAAACAGAACTGCGATCGCAAGAATATAAACTGGAAGTACTCGATGGTGACGTAATTCGTCAAAACTTAAGCAAAGGTTTAACCTTCAGCAAAGAGGATCGAGACGAAAATATTCGGCGGATTGGTTTTGTTGCACACTTGCTAACGAGAAATAATGTGATTGTGATTGTTGCGGCTATCTCGCCATATCGAGCAGTTCGAGAAGAAGTCAAAGCCAAAATTGGAGATTTTATTGAAGTATATGTCAACGCTCCATTAGAAGTTTGCGAACAGCGTGATATTAAAGGTTTGTATAAAAAAGCCAGAGCCGGGGAAATCAAAAACTTTACTGGTATTGATGATATCTACGAAGTACCTCTGACACCCGATGTTGAATGTAAAACCAATCAAGAAACAATTGCTCAAAGCGCCAGTAAAATTTTAAATAAATTAGAAGAATTAAGATATATCCAACCTTTCACATCACCCCAATTACAAAATCATCATTCACCTGTAGGATAA
- a CDS encoding AAA-like domain-containing protein: MYAKNFAPKTMNLQQHKTKRRRGVILTSTGIQRLQEAIISWEILKNQGYRLTLEELSRQVNISTKTLSRLWSLSKGVDQKTLKLCFSAFNLKLQKEDYTILNDAEETGIFSFLSKYSSLQTDNFAQFSHHQEQYWLYPNGPVALDSPLYIERPPIEEIVCREITRPGCLIRIRAPRQMGKSSLVLRLLAFANLKKYRTVNVNCHQIDNHCLTDLNKLLRCLCWEIAQQLEIEPNLDDEWDEEVGYKLSCSFYLQKYILQQSDNPIVLVLSDVDRFFDYPHIAQEFFALLRSWCEEARQNQTWQKLRLVVVYSTEQYVSLDINRSPFNIGLPIRLSEFTQTQVEDLARRYELDWSPGQESTQLMSLVGGHPALIQLALYHLASGITTLQDLITEAIANGGIYRHHLWRHWIKLQGNPNLVKKYTELVGSQASMSVDPIDAYKLESLGLICFDGDRILPRCELYRNYFQKQLHTTMV; encoded by the coding sequence ATGTACGCCAAAAATTTTGCTCCAAAAACCATGAATTTACAGCAACATAAAACTAAGAGAAGGAGAGGTGTTATACTCACTTCCACAGGTATACAACGTTTACAAGAAGCAATTATATCTTGGGAAATTCTTAAAAATCAGGGATATCGTTTAACTTTAGAGGAACTGAGCAGACAGGTAAATATTTCTACAAAAACTTTAAGCCGATTATGGTCTTTGAGTAAAGGTGTAGATCAAAAAACTCTCAAATTATGCTTTAGTGCATTTAATTTAAAACTACAAAAAGAAGATTACACTATTTTAAATGACGCAGAAGAAACAGGAATATTCAGTTTTCTATCAAAATATTCATCCTTGCAAACAGATAATTTTGCTCAATTTTCTCATCACCAAGAACAGTATTGGTTATATCCCAATGGCCCTGTAGCTTTAGATTCTCCCTTATATATTGAACGTCCACCAATAGAAGAAATAGTTTGTCGAGAAATTACTCGCCCAGGTTGTTTGATTCGGATTCGCGCTCCGAGACAGATGGGTAAAAGTTCTTTAGTATTACGTCTTTTAGCTTTTGCAAATCTCAAAAAATATCGGACTGTTAATGTTAATTGTCATCAAATAGATAACCATTGTTTGACTGATTTAAATAAGCTTTTGCGTTGTCTTTGCTGGGAAATTGCCCAACAATTAGAAATTGAGCCTAACTTGGATGATGAATGGGATGAAGAGGTTGGTTATAAATTAAGCTGTAGTTTCTACTTACAAAAGTATATTCTGCAACAAAGTGATAACCCCATAGTATTGGTATTGAGTGATGTGGATCGGTTTTTTGATTATCCCCACATAGCTCAAGAATTTTTTGCTTTGTTGCGTTCTTGGTGTGAGGAAGCACGTCAAAATCAAACTTGGCAAAAACTGAGATTAGTAGTGGTATATTCTACAGAACAATATGTTTCTCTAGATATTAATCGTTCTCCATTTAATATTGGCTTACCTATACGTCTGAGTGAATTTACTCAAACCCAGGTGGAAGATTTAGCCAGAAGATATGAGTTAGACTGGAGTCCTGGTCAAGAATCTACTCAATTGATGTCTTTAGTTGGTGGTCATCCAGCTTTAATTCAACTAGCTTTATATCATCTAGCTTCTGGTATTACTACTTTACAAGATTTGATCACAGAAGCGATCGCCAACGGAGGGATCTATCGCCATCACCTCTGGCGACACTGGATTAAATTACAAGGTAATCCCAATTTGGTTAAAAAATATACTGAGCTAGTTGGCTCACAGGCAAGCATGTCTGTTGACCCTATTGATGCTTATAAACTGGAAAGTTTAGGATTGATTTGTTTTGATGGCGATCGCATTCTACCGCGTTGCGAACTTTACCGTAATTATTTTCAAAAACAGCTACATACAACAATGGTATAG
- a CDS encoding response regulator, protein MTIKTILLIDDEPTIRELVQICLHDLVGWKVITAASAQAALQHLEVESPDAILLDVVMPGMDVTTFLHRFHERHSTKLIPIIFLSVIADWFTSQQLQQLGVVKAIAKPFNPLTLPEQIICALGWSVKPECESVL, encoded by the coding sequence ATGACCATCAAGACAATATTGTTAATTGATGATGAACCGACTATTCGAGAACTGGTACAAATTTGTTTACACGATTTGGTGGGATGGAAAGTTATAACTGCTGCTTCCGCCCAAGCCGCCCTTCAACACCTAGAGGTAGAATCTCCTGATGCTATCCTGCTGGATGTTGTTATGCCCGGTATGGACGTTACGACATTTTTGCATAGATTTCACGAAAGACATTCAACTAAATTAATTCCAATAATTTTTTTGAGTGTAATTGCTGATTGGTTTACTTCACAACAACTCCAGCAACTTGGTGTGGTGAAAGCAATTGCTAAACCTTTTAACCCCTTAACTTTACCTGAGCAAATTATTTGCGCTTTAGGCTGGAGTGTAAAACCTGAATGTGAATCTGTTCTTTAA
- a CDS encoding response regulator, translating into MSKRILVIDDEESLRDLACTCLEDLGGWETIPAQSGHEGLLQVQEQILDAILLDVSMPDMDGFQFYEQIKANPKTQTIPIILLTAKVLPDDYKRFAQLDIEGIINKPFNPVLICEQIAQILAW; encoded by the coding sequence ATGAGCAAACGCATTCTTGTCATCGATGATGAAGAATCACTTCGAGATTTAGCCTGCACATGCTTAGAAGATTTAGGTGGCTGGGAAACAATACCCGCCCAATCAGGCCATGAAGGACTTTTACAAGTCCAAGAGCAGATTTTAGATGCTATTCTCCTAGATGTGTCTATGCCTGATATGGATGGGTTTCAATTTTACGAGCAAATCAAAGCCAACCCTAAAACCCAAACAATTCCCATAATTCTACTCACCGCCAAAGTCTTACCAGACGACTACAAGCGTTTTGCTCAATTAGATATAGAAGGCATCATCAATAAACCATTTAACCCCGTTCTGATTTGTGAACAAATAGCTCAAATCCTTGCTTGGTAA
- a CDS encoding response regulator — protein MKILLVEDDLPTASVLSDVLKAEYYTVELATDGQNGLALASLSNFDLILLDLLIPKLDGINLCRQLRAQGVQKPILLLTAKDHSHDVVTGLDAGADDYVTKPYDISELLARIRALLRRGQTELTPSLLRWENLCINTVSAEVTYQDKVISLSPKEYSLLGLFLRHPQRVFSRSEIIDRLWSIDTSPSEGAVTNLIKDLRHKLKTAGMSAELLETVYGLGYRLKTVPQTQQTDITITAKRQTAIASIKKTLERYKDTFHQRVSLLEQAAQALQQGQLSSKLRQQTSQEAHKLAGTLGSFGYSTGSKLAQSIEHLLIQDKNLTSQDAVKLSQLITQIQETLTQPPTSSTFEQFVNIQLPLVLAINDQSFNHQLKTEAVNWGMQIEVAMNWESIQHQVSQLPKVILLYLNEQASMPKSLQLLNKLKQQFPKIPIFVIAEQENLTQRVAVARAGVQGFLSNPNTREVFQVITQVLPKTPAHPAKVMILDDDPMMLEILSNILLSWGLQVKTLQNPQKFWEALVETQPDLLMIDLEMPTYSGVDLCRVVRQDPHWRNLPILVVTAHKDMKSVQQVLAAGADDFIGKPVVGTDLIHRVMSRIDRYRVQQQLLT, from the coding sequence GTGAAAATTCTGCTGGTAGAAGATGATTTACCAACTGCATCCGTACTGAGTGATGTTCTCAAGGCGGAGTATTATACAGTTGAATTAGCAACCGATGGTCAAAATGGATTGGCTTTAGCAAGCTTGTCTAATTTTGACTTGATATTGTTAGATTTGCTGATACCCAAACTCGATGGAATTAATCTTTGTCGTCAACTCCGCGCTCAGGGGGTGCAGAAGCCGATTTTGTTGCTTACAGCGAAAGACCACAGTCATGATGTGGTTACAGGATTGGATGCAGGTGCAGATGATTACGTCACAAAACCTTACGATATTTCAGAATTATTAGCCAGGATAAGAGCATTGCTGCGGCGTGGACAGACAGAACTAACACCAAGTCTGCTGCGTTGGGAAAATCTCTGCATTAATACCGTCTCAGCAGAAGTGACATACCAAGATAAAGTTATATCTTTAAGTCCCAAGGAATATAGTTTGCTAGGGCTGTTTTTGCGTCATCCACAGCGCGTATTTAGTCGCAGTGAAATTATTGACCGTCTTTGGTCAATCGATACGTCACCTAGTGAAGGCGCTGTGACTAATTTGATTAAAGACTTGCGACACAAGCTGAAAACAGCAGGAATGTCTGCGGAATTATTAGAGACAGTTTATGGTTTGGGTTATCGGCTGAAGACTGTGCCACAAACTCAGCAGACAGACATCACAATAACAGCAAAACGGCAAACTGCGATCGCTTCTATCAAGAAAACTCTAGAACGCTACAAAGATACATTTCACCAACGAGTAAGTTTGCTAGAACAAGCTGCACAAGCCTTACAGCAAGGACAACTATCATCTAAACTACGACAGCAAACCAGTCAAGAAGCACATAAACTAGCCGGAACATTAGGCTCGTTTGGTTACAGCACAGGCTCAAAGTTAGCTCAGTCTATTGAACATTTGCTGATTCAGGATAAAAATCTCACCTCACAGGATGCAGTGAAACTATCGCAATTAATTACTCAAATCCAAGAAACACTCACTCAACCACCCACATCCAGCACCTTTGAGCAATTTGTCAATATCCAACTTCCTCTCGTGCTGGCTATCAATGATCAATCTTTTAATCACCAACTCAAAACGGAAGCTGTGAATTGGGGAATGCAGATAGAAGTAGCGATGAATTGGGAGAGTATTCAACATCAAGTTTCACAACTGCCCAAGGTGATTTTGCTTTATTTAAATGAGCAAGCATCAATGCCAAAGAGTTTACAACTGCTGAATAAACTCAAACAACAGTTTCCCAAAATCCCAATTTTTGTCATCGCCGAGCAGGAAAATTTAACGCAGCGAGTTGCGGTGGCTCGTGCTGGTGTCCAAGGATTTCTCTCTAACCCCAACACTAGGGAAGTTTTTCAGGTAATCACCCAAGTTTTACCCAAAACTCCGGCTCATCCAGCGAAGGTGATGATTTTAGACGATGATCCGATGATGCTGGAGATATTGAGCAACATACTGCTATCTTGGGGATTACAAGTCAAGACATTGCAAAATCCGCAAAAATTTTGGGAAGCACTGGTTGAAACTCAACCTGATTTATTAATGATTGATTTAGAAATGCCGACATATAGTGGTGTAGACTTGTGTCGGGTGGTGAGACAAGATCCTCATTGGAGAAATTTACCAATTTTAGTAGTAACTGCCCATAAAGATATGAAATCTGTTCAACAAGTATTAGCAGCAGGAGCCGATGATTTTATTGGGAAACCTGTGGTGGGGACAGATTTAATCCATCGTGTTATGAGCCGAATTGATCGCTATCGTGTACAGCAACAACTCTTGACTTAA
- a CDS encoding P pilus assembly protein, chaperone PapD, with protein sequence MITKNLFIKSTLKLASWSLLATLLANIPAHSQVNLSPMIVELQANRGQAQASINVSNTSDQPFRARVYAQPFTYDRVTGFTTLTSSPNDLNPYLQFSPRELVIPPGVTRKVRLITRFPPNFPEGEYRAVIFTEKLDEVKDNSGNKVNIATRIGATIYVHQGNLSPNLVVDSAVWNPEQQQIQLLIKNSGKVSAKTTVKWTLQQDNKVIKQGRAESNYIIAESDRYIPINYLQPGKTALASGQYQLTGELLWGDKQQNQQKFNVNFIIPVHTVSGK encoded by the coding sequence ATGATTACCAAAAATTTATTTATTAAATCAACTTTAAAACTAGCAAGTTGGAGTTTACTAGCAACTTTGTTAGCGAATATTCCTGCACATTCACAAGTCAATCTTTCACCAATGATTGTTGAGTTGCAGGCTAATCGTGGTCAAGCCCAAGCTAGTATTAATGTTAGTAATACAAGTGATCAGCCCTTTCGCGCTCGTGTCTATGCTCAACCTTTTACCTATGACCGCGTGACGGGATTTACAACTTTAACTTCTAGTCCCAATGACCTGAATCCATATCTGCAATTCTCACCGCGAGAGTTAGTCATCCCTCCAGGAGTCACCAGAAAAGTGCGTTTGATAACTCGCTTTCCGCCTAATTTCCCTGAAGGAGAATATCGGGCGGTAATTTTTACTGAAAAATTGGACGAGGTGAAAGATAACAGTGGTAATAAAGTTAATATTGCCACAAGAATAGGCGCAACCATTTATGTCCACCAAGGCAATTTATCTCCCAATTTAGTAGTTGATAGTGCCGTTTGGAATCCAGAACAGCAGCAAATTCAATTATTAATTAAAAATTCCGGTAAAGTCTCTGCTAAAACAACAGTTAAATGGACTTTACAGCAAGATAACAAGGTAATTAAACAAGGTAGGGCAGAGTCTAATTATATTATTGCTGAAAGCGATCGCTACATTCCCATCAATTATCTCCAGCCAGGAAAAACAGCCTTAGCATCTGGTCAATATCAGCTAACAGGTGAATTACTCTGGGGTGACAAGCAACAAAATCAGCAGAAATTCAATGTCAATTTCATAATTCCTGTGCATACCGTTTCTGGTAAATGA
- a CDS encoding carboxypeptidase-like regulatory domain-containing protein, translated as MNQFPWVLVFFTFYLLPITSCQVFAADSHSSLFRQNTQSSAPQIGVTEEFSIFPVGINVGKQNVLPSVFVRGQENGTAAVNLEHWLISYDAVIQALKLSVTSLGDGQIEVRSPGFVIRLDSQQLIHDPELGVVFSIQQLQTLFGVTAEFDINDYAIILNPSWLNQTVSSVEQKNVIPLQLAGLPTVKAPQQSITAIEQRVNTSGSGTSTPTFVGETIAVGSIFNGSFFLRGQQKDLTDSQTWNLAEAQYLRETDNADYIVGSQPTFWRSHSSKQYWGLTTIQRQGFKALIPQEGGSFSPTQRLQAEKISRTIVGEAAPGTLVRLMQGLGDRPIAEILVDSAGIYRFENLTSGQLSAGNYRVFLYPEGRLTAQPEIRAATFSNIPGQIPPGASATIVSGGWRRKLSGEPSQNFFGDLQEFQGGIARRWGVSENLTLGAGLIYDQNLQALGEIFFRPDNFPLEVAASVLSGDQDGKWDLDANARFFPTQNLTVKLNTDKFSSRLNLDWRFSPHLTLLGNYDSRHGWETGVQTSFSFGEWFSLGRLSLDAENHCHWSLDQRLGLLSLSHQGNEIATRSQLNYNLSGDTVLQSGHSLRLGYETRNLNHFDNLATLAWRYRTPERTADGRNLWDVELGYGIGSRHSGLIVTLQTAVIPGLLVRGRYEGGSISSDQTSYSLEIVSSLNFHKGIFPGDRQSDRLRSVGGLLIQPFFDKNNNNKRDRGEPIHTENSDLLFILNNLPIKSFRPDVQKKRIIVSLVPGTYRLDIDPSGFPIDWETAVDSYAVEVIAGSYTPVLVPFHLCYSLSGIVTDESGTPIAGARVEAIAPQTQQRRFSVTNDAGVYYLERLPQGTYHIKINEQVAKPDKLILNESSQHFQELNLKQ; from the coding sequence ATGAATCAATTTCCCTGGGTGCTAGTATTTTTTACTTTTTATCTACTACCAATCACTTCTTGTCAAGTATTTGCGGCAGATTCTCACTCAAGTTTATTCCGCCAAAACACACAATCCTCTGCACCACAAATCGGGGTAACAGAGGAATTTTCTATTTTTCCCGTAGGAATCAATGTCGGTAAACAAAATGTACTTCCCAGTGTATTTGTCCGTGGTCAAGAAAACGGCACAGCAGCCGTTAACTTAGAACACTGGTTGATTTCCTATGATGCGGTGATTCAAGCTCTCAAATTATCTGTGACATCTTTAGGCGATGGTCAGATAGAAGTGCGTTCTCCTGGGTTCGTAATTCGCCTTGACTCCCAGCAATTAATTCATGATCCAGAATTAGGTGTAGTATTTTCGATTCAACAATTACAAACTTTGTTTGGGGTGACAGCAGAGTTTGATATTAATGATTATGCCATTATCTTAAATCCGTCTTGGTTAAACCAAACAGTATCTTCTGTTGAGCAAAAAAATGTAATTCCTCTGCAACTAGCTGGATTACCAACTGTTAAAGCTCCGCAACAAAGTATTACAGCTATTGAGCAAAGAGTCAATACCAGTGGTTCAGGTACTTCAACGCCTACTTTTGTAGGAGAAACTATAGCTGTTGGTAGTATTTTTAATGGTAGTTTCTTTCTGCGTGGGCAGCAAAAAGACTTAACAGACTCCCAGACTTGGAATTTAGCTGAAGCTCAATATTTAAGAGAAACAGATAACGCTGATTATATTGTTGGTTCTCAGCCAACTTTTTGGCGTAGTCACAGCAGCAAACAATATTGGGGTTTGACTACGATTCAAAGACAGGGATTCAAAGCATTAATCCCCCAAGAAGGTGGTAGTTTTAGCCCCACTCAACGTTTACAAGCTGAAAAAATTAGCCGCACAATTGTTGGTGAAGCTGCACCGGGAACATTAGTTAGGTTAATGCAAGGTTTAGGCGATCGCCCAATCGCCGAAATTTTAGTAGATTCTGCGGGGATATACCGCTTTGAAAATTTAACTAGTGGACAATTATCAGCAGGTAACTATCGTGTCTTTCTGTATCCCGAAGGAAGACTAACAGCACAACCAGAAATTCGCGCTGCAACTTTCTCCAATATTCCCGGACAAATTCCCCCAGGTGCATCAGCAACAATTGTTTCCGGTGGCTGGCGACGAAAATTATCTGGCGAACCAAGTCAAAATTTTTTTGGAGATTTGCAGGAATTTCAAGGGGGAATCGCCCGTAGGTGGGGTGTGTCAGAAAATTTAACATTAGGCGCTGGCTTGATCTACGATCAAAATCTTCAAGCATTAGGAGAAATATTTTTTCGACCAGATAATTTTCCTCTAGAAGTGGCGGCTTCCGTACTTTCAGGCGATCAAGATGGTAAGTGGGATCTTGATGCGAATGCGCGTTTCTTTCCCACTCAGAATTTAACTGTCAAATTGAATACTGATAAATTTTCCAGCCGATTGAATTTGGATTGGCGCTTTTCGCCTCATTTAACTTTGTTGGGTAACTATGACAGTCGTCATGGTTGGGAAACTGGTGTGCAAACATCATTTAGTTTTGGAGAATGGTTTTCTTTAGGTCGTTTGAGCTTGGATGCAGAAAACCATTGCCATTGGAGCCTTGATCAACGTTTAGGGTTATTATCTTTGAGTCATCAAGGCAATGAAATTGCTACCAGATCCCAACTAAATTACAACTTATCTGGTGATACGGTTTTACAAAGTGGACATTCTCTCAGACTGGGTTATGAAACACGCAACTTAAATCACTTTGATAACTTAGCAACTTTAGCTTGGCGTTATCGTACACCAGAACGAACTGCTGATGGTAGAAATCTTTGGGATGTGGAATTGGGATATGGTATTGGTTCTCGTCATTCAGGGTTAATCGTCACTTTGCAAACTGCGGTGATTCCAGGGCTATTAGTGCGAGGAAGATATGAAGGCGGTTCCATTAGTTCTGATCAAACTTCTTACAGTTTAGAGATTGTCTCTAGTCTGAATTTTCATAAGGGGATATTTCCTGGCGATCGCCAATCAGATCGATTGCGTTCTGTGGGAGGATTATTGATCCAACCATTTTTTGACAAAAATAATAACAACAAACGCGATCGCGGTGAACCAATACATACAGAAAACTCTGATTTACTCTTCATCCTGAATAATTTACCCATCAAATCATTTCGTCCAGATGTTCAAAAAAAACGCATTATAGTCTCGTTAGTACCTGGAACTTATCGTCTGGATATTGATCCTTCAGGATTCCCGATAGATTGGGAAACCGCAGTTGATAGCTATGCAGTTGAAGTCATTGCTGGTAGTTATACTCCTGTGCTTGTACCTTTTCACCTCTGCTATAGTCTCTCTGGAATAGTTACAGATGAATCAGGTACTCCCATTGCAGGTGCGCGTGTCGAAGCAATTGCGCCCCAAACACAACAACGCCGTTTTTCTGTAACTAATGATGCTGGCGTTTACTATTTAGAGCGGTTGCCCCAAGGTACTTATCACATCAAAATTAATGAGCAAGTAGCAAAACCCGATAAATTAATTTTGAATGAATCTTCTCAACACTTCCAAGAATTAAACCTCAAACAGTAG